Proteins from a single region of Equus quagga isolate Etosha38 chromosome 18, UCLA_HA_Equagga_1.0, whole genome shotgun sequence:
- the LOC124230013 gene encoding pancreatic alpha-amylase has product MKFLLLLSAIGFCWAQYDPHTQSGRTSIVHLFEWRWADIALECERYLAPKGFGGVQVSPPNENIIVNNPPRPWWERYQPISYKLCTRSGSESEFRDMVTRCNNVGVRIYVDAVVNHMCGSGGGAGTSSTCGSYYNAESRDFPAVPYSGWDFNDGKCNTGSGEVENYNDIYQVRNCRVVGLLDLALEKDYVRSTIAAYLNRLIDIGVAGFRLDAAKHMWPGDIKAFLDKLHNLNTKWFPQGSKPFIYQEVIDLGTEPIKGSEYFGNGRVTEFKYGAKLGTVLRRWNGEKMAYLKNWGEGWGFMPSDRALVFVDNHDNQRGHGAGGASILTFWDSRLYKMAVGFMLAHPYGFTRIMSSYRWARNFQNGKDVNDWIGPPNNNGVIKEVTINPDTTCGNDWVCEHRWRQIRNMVAFRNVVNGQPFTNWWDNGSNQVAFGRGNRGFIVFNNDDWALSSTLQTGLPGGTYCDVISGDKINGNCTGIKINVSSDGKAYFSISNTAEDPFIAIHAESKL; this is encoded by the exons ATGAAGTTCCTTCTGTTACTTTCAGCCATTGGGTTCTGCTGGGCTCAGTATGACCCACATACCCAAAGTGGACGGACATCGATTGTGCATCTGTTTGAGTGGCGCTGGGCTGATATTGCTCTTGAATGTGAGCGATACTTAGCTCCCAAAGGATTTGGAGGGGTTCAG GTCTCTCCACCCAATGAAAATATCATAGTTAATAACCCTCCAAGACCTTGGTGGGAAAGATACCAACCAATTAGCTACAAGTTATGTACAAGGTCTGGAAGTGAAAGTGAATTCCGAGACATGGTGACCAGATGTAACAACGTCGGT GTTCGTATTTATGTGGATGCTGTAGTTAATCATATGTGCGGAAGTGGTGGCGGTGCAGGAACGAGCAGTACTTGCGGAAGTTACTACAATGCTGAAAGTAGGGACTTCCCAGCAGTCCCATACTCTGGTTGGGATTTTAATGATGGTAAATGTAACACTGGAAGTGGAGAGGTTGAGAACTATAATGATATCTAccag GTCAGAAATTGTCGCGTGGTTGGTCTTCTTGATCTTGCGCTGGAGAAAGATTATGTGCGTTCCACGATTGCTGCCTATCTGAATCGCCTCATCGACATTGGTGTAGCAGGGTTCAGATTGGATGCTGCTAAGCACATGTGGCCTGGAGACATAAAGGCATTTTTGGATAAACTGCATAATCTAAACACAAAGTGGTTCCCTCAAGGAAGTAAACCTTTCATTTACCAGGAG GTAATTGATCTGGGTACTGAGCCAATTAAAGGCAGCGAGTACTTTGGGAATGGCCGTGTGACAGAATTCAAGTATGGTGCTAAACTAGGCACAGTTCTGCGCAGGTGGAATGGAGAGAAGATGGCATacttaaa gaacTGGGGAGAAGGCTGGGGTTTCATGCCTTCAGACAGAGCACTTGTCTTTGTGGATAACCATGACAATCAGCGAGGACATGGAGCTGGAGGAGCGTCTATTCTTACATTCTGGGACTCTAG ACTGTACAAAATGGCAGTTGGATTTATGCTGGCTCATCCTTATGGATTTACAAGAATAATGTCAAGCTACCGTTGGGCAAGAAATTTTCAGAATGGAAAA GATGTTAATGATTGGATTGGGCCACCAAATAATAATGGCGTGATTAAAGAAGTTACTATTAATCCGGACACTACTTGTGGCAATGACTGGGTCTGTGAACACCGATGGCGTCAAATAAG GAACATGGTTGCGTTCCGTAATGTAGTTAATGGCCAACCTTTTACAAACTGGTGGGATAATGGTAGCAACCAAGTAGCTTttggaagaggaaacagaggatTCATTGTCTTTAACAATGATGACTG GGCATTGTCTTCAACTTTGCAAACTGGTCTTCCTGGCGGCACATATTGTGATGTTATTTCTGGAGATAAAATTAATGGCAATTGTACAGGAATTAAAATCAATGTTTCCAGTGATGGCAAAGCTTACTTTTCTATTAGTAACACTGCTGAAGATCCATTTATTGCAATTCATGCTGAATCAAAAttgtaa